From the Malaclemys terrapin pileata isolate rMalTer1 chromosome 13, rMalTer1.hap1, whole genome shotgun sequence genome, one window contains:
- the LOC128848319 gene encoding zinc finger protein 771-like, producing MEGRVPSLQGSEEQEIPRSTHTAGDRTVSETKEENPQQGGPEQVEPQGALSGDAERNISQNPGQGEAHESQQGNQLEERRGESAHHVGALKHSMGGRTLPVGKNQSTCTECGKQFSRSSYLAQHQRVHTGERPYACATCGKSFAVSSALLRHQRTHTGERPYQCPDCQCSFSRSSHLTRHQRCHTQEGPCHGVGLPGERPFACLDCWRTFSQSSDLVQHQRVHTDERPYACTDCGKIFGRSSHLRQHRRTHTGERPYACQDCGRCFSDGSYLIKHQRTHTGEKPYTCPDCSKGFSVSSQLVRHRRVHTGERPYACWDCGKSFSQGTDLATHQRSHTGERPYTCPDCGKGFSDSSSRIRHHRLHIQDAP from the exons ATGGAGGGGAGGGTCCCCAGTCTCCAGGGCTCTGAGGAACAGGAGATCCCAAGGAGCACCCACACAG cagGTGATAGGACGGTGAGTGAGACCAAGGAGGAGAACCCTCAGCAGGGAGGTCCTGAGCAAGTGGAACCGCAGGGGGCGCTGTCGGGAGATGCTGAAAGGAACATTTCCCAGAATCCTGGGCAGGGAGAAGCCCATGAGAGTCAGCAGGGAAACCAGCTGGAGGAGAGACGAGGTGAATCCGCACACCATGTAGGAGCTCTCAAGCACAGCATGGGTGGTAGGACGCTGCCCGTAGGCAAGAACCAGAGCACCTGCACTGAATGTGGGAAGCAGTTCAGCCGGAGCTCGTATCTGGCGCAGCACCAACGGGTGCACACGGGGGAGCGTCCCTATGCCTGCGCCACCTGCGGGAAGAGCTTTGCTgtcagctctgccctgctccgGCACCAGCGCACTCACACAGGTGAGCGGCCCTACCAGTGCCCTGACTGCCAGTGCAGCTTCAGCCGCAGCTCCCACTTGACGCGGCACCAGCGCTGCCACACACAGGAGGGGCCCTGCCATGGGGTTGGCTTGCCGGGTGAGCGCCCCTTCGCCTGCCTGGACTGCTGGCGGACATTCAGCCAGAGCTCGGACCTGGTGCAGCACCAGCGGGTGCACACGGACGAGCGCCCCTATGCCTGCACCGACTGTGGGAAGATCTTTGGCCGCAGCTCACACCTGCGGCAGCACCGGCGCACACATACTGGGGAGCGCCCCTACGCCTGCCAGGATTGTGGGCGCTGCTTCAGCGATGGCTCCTACCTCATCAAACACCAGCGCACCCACACTGGCGAGAAGCCCTACACCTGCCCTGACTGCAGCAAGGGTTTCAGCGTCAGCTCCCAGCTGGTTCGGCACCGGCGCGTCCACACTGGGGAGCGGCCCTACGCCTGCTGGGACTGCGGGAAAAGTTTCAGCCAGGGCACAGACCTGGCCACCCACCAGCGGTCCCACACGGGTGAGCGCCCCTACACCTGCCCTGACTGCGGGAAGGGCTTCAGCGACAGCTCCTCCCGCATCCGACACCACCGGCTGCACATCCAGGATGCCCCGTGA